The DNA segment GAAGCGCGTGTTTATCAAGTCAATCTACCCGCGGGAACGTCGTGCTGGCGGTTTCGATCAACGACGCGGCGATCGGCAGTCTGGTCCTTGAGACCGGCGGTATGAAGGCCGACTTCGACTCCGTTCGACTGCGGCGATACGGTTCCGGTGGTAACTCCGGGCGCGACGATCACGATGAAGAACGGCGGCACGACGGTTCTTTCGGGAACGTTTACAGCAGCCGGCGGTCCGACGCCGGTTTCCGAGCCCGGAACAGCACTCCGCAGGGCCGTTACTTCGAAGGTCACCTGAACGGCGCGCACTGACGCCGGCTGTCCGACCAATGCGATCGGCGAAATGAACGTGCTCTCAACGCCGCCGAAACACAGGCGACCGTGACGGGTGAATTCAACCGCTTCACGAGCACGCAGACGTCGGCTCGTGTTCAGGTAACTGTCGGCGACGTGACGACGACGATCGTCGATCTCGGCGTGGTTCCGAGTCCCGAAGGCGAGGGACACTTCAATGCGACGACAGTCAACGCGTTACCCGCTCAGCAAGTCCAGCTTCTCCGTATGGGTTCGTGGTCCGCGGTCATCGGCAGCGCCAATAACCTATTCGGGCGAGATCGGCGGCAGAATCCTGAACGATTCGCACAACTCGGATTTCGACGGCGACGGCAGCAACGATCTCTCGGTCTTCCGCCCGTCAACCGGAACCTGGTACTCGCAGAACGGCGCCGGCTTTGACGCGGCAACGGCGTTTCGGCAACGCGGCGGATGTTCCGATGTCGCCGACTCATGACGGCGACGGCAAAACCCGACCGTGCGGTGTTCCAAACGTCAACGGCCTCGGTGTCTGGGAGGTCAACCGCAGCGCGGACGGCGGCGTGACGGCAACGCAGTTCGGCTTCGCGACCAGACAGGCCGGTTCGCGGTGACTTCGACGGCGACGGTTTGAACGATCTCGCGGTTTGCTGGTCGGAAACAGGAACGTGGTACGTCCGCAACAGCAACAACACGGGCTACACGATCCGTCAGTTCGGCATCGCCGAAGACGTCCCGATGTCGCACGATATGGACGGCGACGGCAAGGGAGACATCACGGTGTTCCGTCCTTCGACCGGCGACTGGTACTTTCGGTTCGCAGTTCGGACGGCGGCATCACGATCTCCACTTCCCGGAGCGCCTGGCGACAAAGCCGGTCCGGGGCGATTTCGACGGCGACGGACGCGACGACATCGCGGTTTACAGACCGTCAACAGGCGTGTGGTTCATCTGGAACTCGGGCAACGGAAGCTACGACATCCGCCAGTTCGGTATCAGTGAAGACATCCCGGTGGCCGGCAACTACGACGGCGACAACAAGACGGGAGCACGGTGTTCCCGCCCGTCGACCGGTCAGTGGACATCTGGAGAAGCGTCGACAACACGTACGACTTCCGCCAGTTCGGACTTTCGGGTGACATCCCGACGGCCCGGCCCCAAGAATCGAACGGCGGTTCGCCTTGGATCCGAGTGCAGAGTGCAAAGTGTAGAGTGCATAGTTCATACTTGCACTCTGCACGCACTCTGCATTTCGCTCCTGCATTTTGTTTATTCAGTGCCGGCCAAAATTCTTCGGATCTGTGAAATGGGGCGCTTCGTGTGCGCCGAGAAGAGCGAGCCATTCGTGTGCGCTCACATCGCCGAAGGTCGATGCGGGAACGTGAACTCCGTGCATTCGACAGTTTCGAAAGCGCTCCGCAGATCGTTCAGGCGAATGCGGTTTTCGTCGAGTGTGGCGACCGATTCGGCGATCGACTTTGTGCCGGTCGGATGCACGCGTTCCGGCGCTTGACCTTCTGGTGCCCCCAGGCGGATGTCTTCTCTCGAGAAACGCCCCCGAGATCTTTGCGTCGCCGTCGGCTTTCGCACCCTTTTTCGGCCCCGCCAGCGAGAAGCCGGCACATATCTTCGTCATACCGTCTTCCGACGATCGCGAGATGTTCGACGATCTCGCGGATCGTCCACCCCTCGTCGTTTTCCCGCGTGCCCGCCTGAGCTTCGGTCAGATCGCCGATCACGGCCTTGAGTTTCAAGCGAATCTGATCGTTCGCATCGTAGATTTCAGAGATTTTTGTATATTGCATAAGATTTGTTCGAAGGTATTACAGATTCCAGGTATTACAGAGATTCCAGGTATTCCAGATTCCAGGTATTCCAGATTCCCAGGTATTACAGATTCCAGGTATTACAGATTCCAGGCATTCCGGATTCCAGGCATTCCAGATTCCAGGTATTCCAGATTCCAGGTATTACAGATTCCAGGCATTCCGGATTCCAGGCATTCCGGATTCCAGGTATTCGGATTCCAGGTATTACAGATTCCAGGCATTCCGGATTCCAGGCATTACCGGATTCCAGGCATTCCAGATTCCAGGCATCTCCCCAATCCAACGGTTGCCCGCCCGCTCCACGCAGGCGGTACTGACTGGGGCAAATCGCAAACCAAAATCCCAAATCCCAAATCCCAATTCCGAAATCCGAAATCCCAATTCCCAAAATCGCAAATCGAAAATCCGAAATCGAAAATCACCCGCTTCCCTGCGCGCTCAAAACCAGCCTGTGCCAACGGAGACTCGAGAATCGATCTTCAGATGAGTTCAGGTACTCGCACGAAGCCGGTCTGAAAATACAGATTGCTGTCGGCCGACCAATCGAGTCCGATGATCGCTGAAACGAAACCAGATCCTTTTCGTTCGGCAGCGTCGTCACATCCTGCGCCGCATTCGGATCGACCACCTGGCGCGACGTTCGAATTCTGCTCGGCCTGGTTGTCCTTGGCGCGGTCGTATGCCTGCGACGATCAACAGCGGGTTGCGGAGCCGGGATCGCGGCCTGTCGGCGCGTTGCCGATGGCGTCATAAACGCGGATCTGCGCCGGCTTGTCGAAAGCGACCGCGACCTTCCCGGAATCGGGCGACCAGACCGGATGAACCTTTGGTCGGGCTGTCATCGAGCGTTCGCTCACGGCCGTTCTTTTCGATGATTCGCGGGCGTCCGACCGGCACGAACTTCTCGCCGGCTTGATTCGCGACGGCCATCCAGGTAGCGCCATTCGTCGAGTCGCGTCGCGAGCGCGGCCAGCATCGAACTGTCCGGCGACCAGACAAGTAATAGTAGATCAGATTCTCAGTCTGCGTGATCGGCTTGACGTCCGTCCCCTCCGCCGTGCAAATGTAGATCTGCTCGGTTCGGAACGTCAGCACGTTCGGCGGCGGGGCCGGGGCCGGAGTGGCTTCGGCAGTCGGTTCGACGGGCAAGGCAGTATTTGAATTCAAATCCAGCGCCGGAACCGTACTGTTCGAATTCGATGACATCGGCATCGTCGAAAGGCTGGAACCGCCGGAGCGCGTTATCGCGACGAAGGCGACGCTCGTCGAATCGGGCGACCAGACGATGCTGTCGAGAAAGTCAACCGCCATCGAGTCCGGCGAAACGCGTCGAAGAAACTTCCCGTCCGCTCCGTACATATCCAGACGAAACGTGTCCGGCAGATCGCCGGCACGACTATACGCCACCAAAGTTCGCTTGTTGTCCGGCGAAATGATCGTCTTCGCGAGCAGGTCGGCCGAACGGTTGCCGTCAAAATCCGCCCGAACGGCCGGATTAAGTTCCTCCGTAACCGCGTTTTTGACTTGCCGTCGCGGGCTGCGGAACATCGCCCCTCATATCGAAAGCCGAGTTTCACCGACGGAACCTCACGCAGGGTCGCCGGAGCGATCGCCGGTGATTTGAAAACATTCGACTGACAGGCCACCGAAAACGCCGCCGCGATTACAGCCAGAAATACTAACTTCGTCCGCATATTTTTACCTAAGCTCAGCCGCGAGATAGTCGCTGTAGAGCCGTCGCTGATCTTCTGTCGGGTTCTCGACCTTGACGATCGAGTAGTTCGCGCGGCCACGCCCCTCGAGCGTGATCTCCAATGTCGCGCAACTGGTCAAAGCGAAAGACCGTCAGCCTGATCTTGTCGCCCGGTTTCTTCTCGTTCAGATACGACCGCAAAAACTGCTGACTCGCGCGCTGGCCATCGACCGCGACGATCTGATCGTTGACGTTCAATCCCTGCTCGAAAGCCGGTGTCCCGATGGGCACGCCCGAGACCGTCAGAGTCCCGCCCGCCTCTCGAAGTGTCGCGCCTAGGTAAGCGGTCTCCTTGCCGCGGCCCTCATTCAATCGCAGTCCGATGCCGCCGAGGATCGCATTGAAGTCGATCTCTTCGCGGCCGCGGACATATTTCGAAAGAAATCACCGAGCGGCTTTCCGGCCATCAATTCGGCAGATTTCTGAAAGTCCTCGGGCGTGTAGTTCTTGTTCTTCTTGAAAAACTCGTCGTAAAGATGACGGAAAACGTCGTCGAGCGATTTCGCGCCCTTTGAAGCCGTACGAATCTCGATGTCGAGAACAAAACTCACGATATCGCCTTTGTCGTAATACGAGATCTGGTTATTGACCGAGTTCTCGTCGGGCCGGTAAAACTTTATCCAGGCGTCGAAACTCGCCTCTTCGAGACTGGTTTCAAGCGTCCGGGACGTTCCTGCAATTGCTGGATCATCGACGCTTTCGCGGCAAGAAATTCTTTGTCGGTGATCAGTCCGGCGCGGCGCAGCAAAACGTTTTCGTAATAACTCGTCGTCCCTCGGCGACCCACAGCAGACGCGTGTAATTCTCGTTCGAATAATCAAATGGCCCGAGCGCGTCCGGCCTGATCCGTTTTACGTTCCAAAGATGAAAAACTCGTGCGCGACGAGGCCTATGAAATCGTTATGGCGGTCTCCGCCAAATCCGTTGCGGTTCCACTGAAGCGCGGTCGAATTCGAATGCTCAAGCCCGCCGCCGCCGCGAAGGTTAAGGATAAACGTGTAATCGGTGTAGGGCAGTTCGCCGAAGATCTGAAACGCCGCTTCAATCACTTTCGTCGTATCCCGCACGAGCTTTTGTGGATTGTAATTGCCTTCGCCGTTGATGACATACCGGTGCGGTTTGCCCTGAACCGTGAAGTTCAACTCGGTGTGATTGCCGATCTCAAAGGGCGAATCGTAGAGAACGTCGAAGTTTTCCGATTTGAAGACGTTCGTTTGACCGTCTACTTTCGGCAGCCCGGTCGCGACCTTCCAATCGCCGAACGGTACGACCGTAACCGTTGAAGCGGCACCGATCTGGCCTTTGGGGTGCATCAGCAGCGCCGCCGGACTGATGAACGCGTGGTCGGCATTGAGCTCGCTCGTGCGCACGGAAAGTTCGTTCGCATAAACGTTGTAACGCACGACGAGCTCTTTGGACCCTGAGGTCTCGACTGCCCAGGTATTCTTGTTCGACTTTTTCCAAACAAGTTTCGCGCCGCCCGGCGTTTCCGCCGAAAAATCCTCGACGTGCCGCGCGTATTCGCGAATAAGGTAACTTCCCGGCGTCCAGACGGGCATCACGATCTCGGCCGTCGGCGGCATTTGCGCCCAACTGACGCGCATCTCGACCTCGAGCCGGTGCGTCCACGGTTTCGACATTCCAATCGTGAAACCGATCGCGGGCGGAACCGGTTTTATGTCAACGATCGGCGGTTTGGTCTTCGGCTTTTTGCGCTGAGCCGGCGATTCTTGATACATAGAAAAGAACACTACGATTGCAAGCAACCCTAAAACCTTTATTTTGTGCGATTTCTGCATTGAAGTGACAAACTCCCCCAGGATCGGTTTCATTTCCCGTTATTCTACTACGTTAAGATAATTTGCTAAACTTTGGACCAGATGCATACGGAATCCGCCGAACAAAAGTTTTTCACCAAACCCCTGTTGATCATCTTCCTGACGATCTTTCTTGATCTGCTCGGGTTCGGAATGGTCATCCCGCTTTTGCCGTTTTTTGCCCAGGATTTTCAGGCGACTCCGCTTGAGATCGGTTTGTTGGTATCGGTCTATTCGTGGATGCAGTTCTTCTTCGCGCCGATTCTCGGCAGTCTTTCGGACCGGACCGGACGGCGGCCCGTACTTTTCTTTTCGATCATCGGCTCCGGTATCGGTTATCTGATGATCGGCCTCGCCGGTTCGTTGGCGATGATGTTCGCCGGCCGTGTGCTCGGTGGGATCACCGGCGCCAACCTGTCGACGGCGCAGGCGTACATCGCCGATGTCACGACGCGCGAGAATCGCGCCAAGGGGATGGGCCTATTCGGTATGGCGTTCGGGCTCGGGTTCATAATGGGGCCGGCGATCGCTGGAATCCTGAGCAAATGGGGGCACGAGATCCCGTTCTTCGTGGCCGCCGGACTGAGTTTCCTGAACGCCGGGCTGCTTTACTTCATTCTGCCGGAATCACTGAAGCCGGGCGCGCCGGTCCGCGAAAGAAAGGGCCGATTGAGGGAACTGTTCGAATCGGTTCGCGATTCCCGATTCGCGTCCCTGACGCTGCAGTATTTTCTGCTTGTGATGGCGTTTTCGATGATGAACACGGCGTTTCCGCTCTACACCGGATTCAGTTTCGGCTACGACGCCGAGCACACCGGATATGTTCTCGCCTACGTTGGATTGCTGGCGGTCATAATGCAGGGCTATTTGCTCGACAAACTGTCGAAGCGTTTTGGATTGACGCGGCTTGTGATCGCCGGAGTATTCATTTTACTGGTGAGTTTTCTTGCGGTCCCGTATGTTTCGGCGCAATCATTCGGGCTCATCGGATTGCTGATCGGCGCGGCCGGATTCGCCATCGGCAACGGGTTGTCGTCGCCATCGCTGACGGCGCTTGCGTCAAAGGTCGCGCACGAACACGAACAGGGCAAGGCGCTTGGCGTGATGCAATCGGCCGCGAGCCTCGCGCGTGCGGTCTCGCCGATGCTCACCGGTTATCTGCTCAACAACGCCGTCAATCAAGTCGACGCGGATTCGCTCAAGCGTAATTTCTGGACGGCCGCTGCGATTCTTTTGGTGACGTTGTTTGTCGCCGTCTATTTTATGACGCACAACGAAGAGAAGAGTCTGAACGCATAGAGGCCGCTATTTCTTGTCTACCCAACCCCACGGCGCGGGCTGTGCCGGCGCCTCGGTTTTCAGATCAAATCTGATCGAAAAATATCGTTCGGTGCCAATTCGCCGGAGATTGTACGTGAAATGACTGCCCGCGACGAGATCGACCCACCAGACGTTGGTCGCCGCGGCGGCGATCACCTTGACCGTTTCGTCGTCGGCGGGAAACATCTGCCGGATAGCAGAACCGACGTTCGGCGATGTGCCGCCGTACATCGTCACTTTGTCGGGCGTTCCGTCTTCGTGCCGGTGATCGTGCTTGAGTTCGATCCGGCCGTTTTTCAGTTTCGTAAAGACCCAGGTCCGCGAGCGGTCCTCACCGACAAAGAACGGAACGAAAATGCGATTTTTGTCGCACCGACGGATCTGCATCAAAAGGTCCTTTCCCTTGAACGTCGTGTCGTCGGCCGGCGCCGTTTCGACTTTTCCGCCATATGCTTTGCCGCAGAGTTTTGTTAGCTCGGCCCAGAATGAAACGCTTTGAGCCGGAATCGCTTGAGTAAGAATGAACAATAGCAGCAAGCCGATGGTGGTTTTCATACGATTCTCCCGGAATGGTTAAGTCCGTGCGCGCCAAAATGATAGCAAGTTGATTTGGAAAAGTTAACGGGCCGGCGTGCGGGAAAAGCCGGGACAAGAAAAGAGGCACCGGAAATTTCGAGTTTCCGATGCCCCGAATAACCTTCAGTTCTCACTTTTCGTTCGTGAGATAGAAGTTCTGATCGGACAGTTCATCGCGAAGAAACAAAGTCAGCGCATTCGTTGAGAACGCGTACTTTTTGTTGGCGATGGACACATTGTAAACCACGCCTGTTGGAAGATCCGTAAGCGAATAGTATCCCAACGAATTCGTTCGCGTTCTGAAAACACCGCCATTCAGCGTGTCGACAGCCGAGATCGAGATGTTTGGAAGACCAATGTTGTTTAAGTCAACTACGTAGCCGCTTATCGAAGCGTTCGCCGAATTGATGATCGGGTTTGAAATTGGCGCGACCTTGCGTTCCACGGAATCGCGACTTGCCGGTGTTGTCAACTCGGTTTCGGGATCGGCGACGAGTCTCGCTCCGACGACATCGCCGTCGAGTGTCAACCCGAAGTCATTGTTCGAGAAATGGAAACTCTTGTGGCGAAGCGTCACGATGTGCAAGTCACCCACCGTCAACCCCTCGAGCGCAAAGTTGCCAAACGAATTGGTAACTGCCGAGGCGACCTCCATCGTCGAGACATTCAGGGCCGAGATGGTCACGCCGCGAATGCCGATGCCTTCCGCCGTGTAAACCGCTCCGGAATACGACGCTTCGGCGGCCGTCGGTGCGTTGATTCTGAGACAGGTAGGATCGATTCCAGGGGTCTGGAATGTTTCCGATGGCCCTGTACAGCCAATGCCGGCCTCGCCCTGGCAGATCGACGTCGACGGAGCGACGACACCGCCCTGTGTGGTGACAACCGTACCGTCAAGCGTATCCGAGCGTACGCCGGAACCGGACACGTTCGTGCCGGTTGCCAGCGGCCAGTTCAGGATCGTGCCGTAATAGGCGCTGTTGATCGTCGTCCTGATGGTCACCGCGATTCGTCCGTTAACCCCGAGCACCGCGCCCGGAGCCAAAAGATTCGTATTCGCCCCGATTCCCGTATAAGAATCGTTGCGGACCGCGATCGTCCCGGTGCCTGTTGCCGTCACCGTGACCGCGCTGGGCGCGGTTCCGGCCAGCGTAATATCGGACTGGAGAACATCCGCGATCTGAAAATTGGCCGCCGCCGCGAGACCCGTGTTGACATAGTTTATCGTCCACGTCACCGTGTCGTTCGGGCTCAATCCGGTCGGCGGAACGTCGGTCGTCAGCGCTACCCACTTGTAGCCGAAGATCGTCGGAGTGTCGAGTCCGCACGTCACCGGCCGTGAAGGCGGAACGAACAACGAGTTCAAATACATTCGTCGTCCGTTGATGTTCGTAAGGTCGGACGAAGTGCCGCGCGTGTAGTCGTGGCCGCCCATTTCAAAGACATAGCCGCCGCCAAGTCCGGTGTTTCCGACCTGCGAGACGGTTGCGATATACACGTCGTCGTTGCTGCCAGTGTGCCGCGCCGCGATCAGTGTTCCGTTCTGGAAGACCGAACCGCTGGCGAGCGAATAGTCGGTGATCGCACCGTCCTGCTCGCCGTTCAGATTTCCGCGGAACTGGCCGAATGGCATCGCGCCGTTCGGATATGCCGGCGTGCCGTTAACATCCGAGCCGTCGTTGGTTCCAAAAACGCTATAGCCCAAGGTCGTCTGAAAGCGCCCGTATGTAGCGTTGTTCTCGAACGTATTGATCGACGCGCATTGAAGCAACAAGTTGGCGCCGCTTTCGACAAAAGCGCGGTAGCCGCTGACCCATTGGGTCGACGTCGAGTGCGCTTGAGTGGCGATCGTAAAACACGAACCCACATTGATCGTCGAATCATCGACGGCCGCATAATATGCGCTGCCGATGCCGGCCGAATTCAGCAGCAATTGGTGAACAAGCGTTCCGAAACTGCCGCCGTCGGGGCCGATCGCGATCCGCGGCTTATGTGTCAGCGTGTAGCGGATATCGATCGTTGCCGACGCGGTCGTTTGATAGACCGTGACATCATCCGTGGTTCCGGAAATGATGTTGTTGAAAGCGGTCACAACCGGTTTTGCAATGACCGCGTATTCCGGCGCGACGATGAACGGCCCGCCGGAAAAACTGACGTTCGTTCCGGAGGCCGAGCCGGCATTGCCGGAATATCGGGTGAATGAAGCCTTAAAGTCCTCATCATCCTTCGCTTTACCGGGTTTTATTGCCCATTTGATCGGAATATTGTTCTGCAGAAGGTAGTTTGCCAGTCCGTACGACCTCAGGTTGAACGTCGTTCCGGACGAATTCCCCTG comes from the Acidobacteriota bacterium genome and includes:
- a CDS encoding PDZ domain-containing protein — its product is MNEGRGKETAYLGATLREAGGTLTVSGVPIGTPAFEQGLNVNDQIVAVDGQRASQQFLRSYLNEKKPGDKIRLTVFRFDQLRDIGDHARGAWPRELLDRQGREPDRRSATALQRLSRG
- a CDS encoding M61 family metallopeptidase gives rise to the protein MYQESPAQRKKPKTKPPIVDIKPVPPAIGFTIGMSKPWTHRLEVEMRVSWAQMPPTAEIVMPVWTPGSYLIREYARHVEDFSAETPGGAKLVWKKSNKNTWAVETSGSKELVVRYNVYANELSVRTSELNADHAFISPAALLMHPKGQIGAASTVTVVPFGDWKVATGLPKVDGQTNVFKSENFDVLYDSPFEIGNHTELNFTVQGKPHRYVINGEGNYNPQKLVRDTTKVIEAAFQIFGELPYTDYTFILNLRGGGGLEHSNSTALQWNRNGFGGDRHNDFIGLVAHEFFIFGT
- a CDS encoding MFS transporter, with protein sequence MDQMHTESAEQKFFTKPLLIIFLTIFLDLLGFGMVIPLLPFFAQDFQATPLEIGLLVSVYSWMQFFFAPILGSLSDRTGRRPVLFFSIIGSGIGYLMIGLAGSLAMMFAGRVLGGITGANLSTAQAYIADVTTRENRAKGMGLFGMAFGLGFIMGPAIAGILSKWGHEIPFFVAAGLSFLNAGLLYFILPESLKPGAPVRERKGRLRELFESVRDSRFASLTLQYFLLVMAFSMMNTAFPLYTGFSFGYDAEHTGYVLAYVGLLAVIMQGYLLDKLSKRFGLTRLVIAGVFILLVSFLAVPYVSAQSFGLIGLLIGAAGFAIGNGLSSPSLTALASKVAHEHEQGKALGVMQSAASLARAVSPMLTGYLLNNAVNQVDADSLKRNFWTAAAILLVTLFVAVYFMTHNEEKSLNA
- a CDS encoding carboxypeptidase regulatory-like domain-containing protein codes for the protein MDNVHQGNSSGTTFNLRSYGLANYLLQNNIPIKWAIKPGKAKDDEDFKASFTRYSGNAGSASGTNVSFSGGPFIVAPEYAVIAKPVVTAFNNIISGTTDDVTVYQTTASATIDIRYTLTHKPRIAIGPDGGSFGTLVHQLLLNSAGIGSAYYAAVDDSTINVGSCFTIATQAHSTSTQWVSGYRAFVESGANLLLQCASINTFENNATYGRFQTTLGYSVFGTNDGSDVNGTPAYPNGAMPFGQFRGNLNGEQDGAITDYSLASGSVFQNGTLIAARHTGSNDDVYIATVSQVGNTGLGGGYVFEMGGHDYTRGTSSDLTNINGRRMYLNSLFVPPSRPVTCGLDTPTIFGYKWVALTTDVPPTGLSPNDTVTWTINYVNTGLAAAANFQIADVLQSDITLAGTAPSAVTVTATGTGTIAVRNDSYTGIGANTNLLAPGAVLGVNGRIAVTIRTTINSAYYGTILNWPLATGTNVSGSGVRSDTLDGTVVTTQGGVVAPSTSICQGEAGIGCTGPSETFQTPGIDPTCLRINAPTAAEASYSGAVYTAEGIGIRGVTISALNVSTMEVASAVTNSFGNFALEGLTVGDLHIVTLRHKSFHFSNNDFGLTLDGDVVGARLVADPETELTTPASRDSVERKVAPISNPIINSANASISGYVVDLNNIGLPNISISAVDTLNGGVFRTRTNSLGYYSLTDLPTGVVYNVSIANKKYAFSTNALTLFLRDELSDQNFYLTNEK